The following DNA comes from Cylindrospermopsis curvispora GIHE-G1.
CTCGATTAATTAGATTTGATTTAGCAAAGTTATTAGAAGAAAGAGATAAGAAATCTCTCATGGTAACTGCTAACCTATTACATCGGGAATCTATTGTCCTAAAAGACGGTACTTGCTTATTAGATATAATAGAAGAAAAGAGCTACCGACATAGTTATAGTATTTCCGAAAACTTAAAGTTTGCCCTAAGAGAAGCCATTGAAATACTAGGGAATGAGGCCATTTATTACTGGCAAAAGTCAGGAAAGAGAGTATTCGATAATCAAAAACAAAAAGAACAGGGTGTAGTAGAAATAGACCCTCAGCAATTAAAAAAAGAATGTTTAAGATGGATATATAGATTGCTATTTTTATTTTATATAGAAGCCAGACCAGACCTAGGATATATACCCATGGGATCTGATGTTTACCGTCAAGGATATAGCCTAGAAGCATTGCGAGATGTAGAACTGGCTAAATTAACAGAAGAAGATGAAGAGAATTATTACCTAGATTGGTCAATTAGGTTACTCTTTGAATTGCTGTGGTCAGGCTATCCATTAGATAAACAAAAACAACTAACCACTGAAAACCCCTCTTTAGCTGATACACCCATTCATAAGACCTTTCGTCTCCCCTCCTTGCAAAGTCATCTGTTTGATCCCAAAAACACAGAAATGCTAAACGAAGTTAAATTTCGTAATGTAGCCCTCCAAAAAATAATCCGGTTAATGTCCCTATCAACACAAGAGGGGAAAAGGGGGAGAATTAGCTACGCCCAACTAGGTGTAAACCAGTTAGGGGAAGTATATGAAGGTCTTTTAAGTCTTTCTGCCTTTTTGGCCCAAGAGGATTTATATGAAGTGCAACCGTGGAATAAAAAGGAATCTGGAGATGAGTCAGAAGAACAGGAAGAGGAAGACCTAGAAACTAATGAGAAGAGGAATGTACCTCAGGGGAAAACAGTAAAGGCCAAAGAGAATTTAAAACAAGATCTGGAAGTAGCATATTTTATTCCAGAACATCGCATGGATGAATTTAAGCAAGAGGAGTTGGTAATAGATTGGGAGAAAGGGGAATTTCGTAAACATGCCAAAGGGAAATTCCTGTTTCGGTTAGCTGGGAGAGATAGAGAAAAGAGTGCTAGTTACTATACCCCACAAAGTTTAACCAAATGTTTAGTTAAATATGCTTTAAAAGAACTATTAGAGGGTAAGCAAGCAGACGATATATTAGAGCTAACTATATGTGAACCTGCCATGGGGAGTGCAGCTTTTTTAAATGAGGTAATAGACCAGTTAGCAGAAACGTATTTGGAAAGGAAACAAAAAGAAAAAGGAGAGTTAATAAGTCATGAACAAGCCATGCGAGAGCAACAAAAGATTAAGATGCTCCTAGCCGATAGAAATGTATTTGGGATTGATAAAAATCCTATAGCCATGGAACTAGCAGAAGTATCCCTATGGTTAAATTGTATTTATGCGTCAGAAGCTGATAAAGATAACATATTTATTCCTTGGTTTGGCTTCCAGTTGCAGTGCGGAAACTCCTTAATAGGAGCCAGGAGACAAATCTACTACTTAAACAATATTACGGAAAAGAAAAAGAGCAAGAGTAGTAAAAATACCAAGTGGTATGAACAAGAACCAGAACAACTATCCTTGGGGAAAAATTTACCCAAAGGGGGAATTTTTCATTTTCTGTTGGGAGATCCGGGTATGGCGAACTATACAGATAAAATTATAAAAAAAATGAGTGGGGAGAACCTCAAGAAAATAGATAATTGGCGAAAAGAGTTTTGTCAAGAATTAACAGACGAGCAAGGGAGCTATGCCCATACTTTAAGTGAGAGAATTGATAAACTGTGGCATCATTATGCCCAAGAGTTAAAAAGAATTAGAAAAAGAACCACAGACAGTCTAAATATATGGGGACAGGAGGAAGAAAAAAAGCAAGAAATAGCCCTGGAGAAGAAAGATAAGATTCATGACCAGGAGAAACTTGCAGAAGGGATAGAAAACGCCACATCCTATAGGAGATTAAAGCTGGTCATGGACTACTGGTGCGCCCTTTGGTTTTGGCCCATAGAAAAAGCAGAGGAATTACCAGACAGAGAGCAGTTTTTTTGTGACCTAGCTATTATTTTAGGCGAAACAGAAATGTTGCTGGATAGTAACAGACAGCTATCTCTATTTCCTGAGACCCAAACCCCACAAGAGGGGGAAGAGTTTATTAATCAATGGGGATTTGTTAACTTAAACAAATTAAAGCAGAAGAATATTCGGTTACAGATAGTAGATGAAGTTGTTAACAACCAGCGATTTTTCCATTGGGAACTAGAATTTGCAGATATATTTTGGGAGAGAGGAGGTTTTGACCTCATATTAGGAAATCCCCCCTGGATAAAGATGGAATGGAAAGAAGGGGGAATTTTAGGGGATTATGACCCCAGGATAGCCATCCGCAACCTATCAGCGAGTGAATTAGCGAAAAAGCGGGAGGAGCTTTTTGATAGACAT
Coding sequences within:
- a CDS encoding Eco57I restriction-modification methylase domain-containing protein, with the translated sequence MALVGISIENEFYAPYYVDTLLSKDVDVKSKETEEKPAYELLEKIQQEYFQVRNRVERTTNQQEKYELQSDLIRKLLSILGYEYKIDFKLLDDDRILPIVAEVKKNSGEPYVWILSAFNLGIETSDILSLEINQEQINEINSTYLLNSKVQKGKKSSREPQVVQGNLEELLNDAIFAQNAPPKWVILINMEQIVLIDRYKWNASRLIRFDLAKLLEERDKKSLMVTANLLHRESIVLKDGTCLLDIIEEKSYRHSYSISENLKFALREAIEILGNEAIYYWQKSGKRVFDNQKQKEQGVVEIDPQQLKKECLRWIYRLLFLFYIEARPDLGYIPMGSDVYRQGYSLEALRDVELAKLTEEDEENYYLDWSIRLLFELLWSGYPLDKQKQLTTENPSLADTPIHKTFRLPSLQSHLFDPKNTEMLNEVKFRNVALQKIIRLMSLSTQEGKRGRISYAQLGVNQLGEVYEGLLSLSAFLAQEDLYEVQPWNKKESGDESEEQEEEDLETNEKRNVPQGKTVKAKENLKQDLEVAYFIPEHRMDEFKQEELVIDWEKGEFRKHAKGKFLFRLAGRDREKSASYYTPQSLTKCLVKYALKELLEGKQADDILELTICEPAMGSAAFLNEVIDQLAETYLERKQKEKGELISHEQAMREQQKIKMLLADRNVFGIDKNPIAMELAEVSLWLNCIYASEADKDNIFIPWFGFQLQCGNSLIGARRQIYYLNNITEKKKSKSSKNTKWYEQEPEQLSLGKNLPKGGIFHFLLGDPGMANYTDKIIKKMSGENLKKIDNWRKEFCQELTDEQGSYAHTLSERIDKLWHHYAQELKRIRKRTTDSLNIWGQEEEKKQEIALEKKDKIHDQEKLAEGIENATSYRRLKLVMDYWCALWFWPIEKAEELPDREQFFCDLAIILGETEMLLDSNRQLSLFPETQTPQEGEEFINQWGFVNLNKLKQKNIRLQIVDEVVNNQRFFHWELEFADIFWERGGFDLILGNPPWIKMEWKEGGILGDYDPRIAIRNLSASELAKKREELFDRHPGLRAAYIQEYQEISGTKNFLNAEQNYPLLKGSQTNLFKCFLPQGWRYTREGGVSAFLHPEGVYDDPKGGRLRRAIYQRLRYHFQFVNVKKLFQEVMIWVTYSINIYSSKKANTLFESISNLYISKTVDECLEHDGKGEVKGIKDESDKWNVQGHKERIITVNRERLNLFAQLYDEGGTPGEEARLPTLHSQQLMGVLEKFAAQERRLGDLQGEYFALEMWHETNSQKDQTIKRNTQFAQGAEQLILSGPHFFVGNPLNKTPRKVCRLSSDYDVIDLTQIPPDYLPRTNYVPDCTPRDYLDRTPRVPWGEQKPVTDFYRVAYRTMLSQSGERTLIPAIIPKQVGHIDGCFSVTFENTKHLISVTGLSSSLPYDFFIKTTGKGHFRNDLFSLLPHPNVISSLHIRTLALNCLTQYYGDLWEENWHNEYTQESWSKPQDPRLNNNFFSQLTPFWQRNNALRTDYERRQALVEIDVLAAMSLGMTLDELNTIYRVQFPVMQQKEKNTYYDMNGRIVFTVQKKGSVGVGLPRKGNPKTKSPGWEDIKDMTTGTVEVPIVNQTLSNNPANQSIIYQAPFEKCDRIENYRKAWDYFRSLD